A portion of the Candidatus Zixiibacteriota bacterium genome contains these proteins:
- a CDS encoding M1 family metallopeptidase, translated as MIDRLRLCASVLGLLFCCLMGDAADAQMPASATEFSPTEIHRIEAAGKIRAVERERALPRPAVVLDQAGFDATYYDLDLSIDEIAQTISSRVTMYARARVASFNAPTLNLTSSLTVDSVRTFGRPVTWSHVSGFLYVTLDSLYAVGEEFEVTVYYHGHPPTGGFQGFAFGTHSGWPIISTLSEPYLAQSWWPCKDTPSDKADSTDVRMRVNDALYGVSNGILRDSVNNGDGTITYWWHESYPITTYLVSLAITNYARFDHWYHHGPGGVDSMPVRFYSYPELLTDAQNFWPVSVTQIGVLADKFGEYPFLNEKYGIAHFTWGGAMEHQTVSSHTSGGFGFGQYLIVHELSHQWWGDMITCRDWHHIWLNEGFASYCEAVWAEYLGGTASYRNYMSSMNYFSGGRIYIDDTTNINNIFSTRVYDKGAWVLHMLRGIVGDSVFFQIMRTYYSDPDHQYKDAVTEEFRDIAEAVSGFDLHEFFADWIYGYYYPKYYVSWFSEAGLTGWQVYVHLRQGQTTEPAVFDMPVELRLYDALDADTLRVWNTARDQDYQFTTAFLPTNLKVDPNNWILDTAFTESYGVRILTDSLVTGSQYLPHHDSVFAKGSAAGEYGYTIQSGIWPTGLTLDTTTGAINGVPLDSGIFNVTIRAWGKVGGGAVYTNRAFTLWIAGAPYMPGDQNADRMLDIQDVVQLIDFVFRGASAPSPPDAADTNSDCVADLRDVVHLIDHVFRGGVLPGFGCLP; from the coding sequence GTGATTGACCGCCTGCGGCTCTGCGCCAGCGTTCTGGGATTGTTGTTCTGTTGTCTCATGGGGGATGCGGCCGATGCCCAGATGCCGGCGAGCGCGACCGAGTTTTCACCGACAGAGATTCACCGGATCGAGGCCGCCGGCAAGATACGAGCGGTCGAGCGGGAACGGGCCCTGCCGCGTCCCGCGGTCGTGCTCGATCAGGCCGGGTTCGATGCGACCTACTACGATCTGGACCTGTCCATCGATGAAATCGCACAGACGATCAGCTCGCGTGTCACCATGTACGCCCGCGCCCGGGTCGCGAGTTTCAACGCCCCCACACTCAACCTGACCAGCAGTCTGACCGTTGATTCCGTTCGCACATTCGGTCGCCCCGTGACCTGGAGTCATGTGAGCGGCTTTCTGTATGTCACCCTCGATTCGCTGTACGCCGTGGGCGAAGAGTTTGAAGTCACCGTCTATTACCATGGCCACCCTCCGACCGGGGGATTTCAGGGATTCGCGTTTGGCACGCATTCCGGCTGGCCGATCATCTCGACGCTCTCCGAGCCGTACCTGGCGCAGTCCTGGTGGCCTTGCAAGGACACGCCGTCCGACAAGGCTGATTCGACCGATGTCCGCATGCGGGTCAATGATGCGCTCTACGGCGTCTCCAATGGTATCCTGCGCGACTCGGTCAACAACGGCGATGGCACCATCACGTATTGGTGGCACGAATCGTACCCCATCACGACATATCTCGTCTCGCTGGCGATCACGAACTATGCCCGGTTCGACCATTGGTACCACCATGGCCCCGGCGGGGTCGATTCGATGCCGGTGCGATTCTATTCATATCCCGAACTCCTGACCGATGCCCAGAACTTCTGGCCCGTCTCGGTCACCCAGATCGGTGTCCTGGCGGATAAGTTCGGCGAGTATCCGTTCCTCAACGAGAAGTATGGCATCGCCCATTTCACCTGGGGCGGCGCCATGGAACACCAGACCGTCTCTTCTCACACGAGTGGTGGCTTCGGCTTCGGGCAGTACTTGATCGTCCACGAACTGTCCCATCAATGGTGGGGCGACATGATCACCTGCCGGGACTGGCATCACATCTGGCTCAATGAGGGATTCGCCTCCTACTGCGAGGCGGTGTGGGCCGAGTATCTCGGCGGCACGGCGTCGTACCGCAACTACATGAGCAGCATGAACTACTTCAGCGGCGGACGGATCTACATCGATGACACGACCAACATCAACAACATCTTCAGCACCCGCGTGTACGACAAGGGGGCCTGGGTCCTCCACATGCTGCGCGGGATCGTGGGTGACTCGGTCTTCTTTCAGATCATGCGGACGTATTACAGCGATCCCGATCACCAGTACAAAGACGCGGTCACCGAGGAGTTCCGGGACATTGCCGAGGCGGTGTCCGGCTTCGATTTGCATGAGTTCTTCGCCGATTGGATCTACGGCTACTACTACCCGAAGTACTACGTCTCCTGGTTTTCCGAAGCGGGACTGACGGGGTGGCAGGTATATGTTCATTTGCGTCAGGGACAGACGACAGAGCCTGCCGTGTTTGACATGCCGGTGGAGCTGCGGCTTTACGATGCCCTCGACGCGGATACGCTCCGGGTCTGGAACACGGCGCGGGACCAGGACTATCAGTTCACGACGGCGTTCCTGCCGACGAATCTCAAGGTTGATCCCAACAACTGGATTCTCGATACCGCCTTTACCGAATCATACGGGGTGCGGATTCTGACGGATTCGCTTGTGACGGGTTCGCAATATCTGCCCCATCACGACTCCGTGTTTGCCAAGGGTTCGGCCGCGGGGGAATACGGGTACACCATTCAAAGCGGCATCTGGCCGACCGGATTGACGTTGGACACGACCACCGGCGCCATCAACGGCGTCCCTCTGGACTCGGGGATCTTCAATGTTACGATTCGCGCCTGGGGCAAGGTCGGCGGAGGCGCCGTGTACACCAACCGGGCGTTCACGCTGTGGATTGCGGGTGCCCCGTACATGCCGGGGGACCAGAACGCCGACCGGATGCTCGACATCCAGGATGTCGTGCAGTTGATCGATTTCGTGTTCCGGGGCGCGTCGGCCCCATCGCCGCCGGATGCGGCTGACACTAACAGCGACTGCGTCGCCGACCTGCGGGATGTCGTCCATCTGATCGATCACGTGTTCCGCGGCGGCGTCCTACCGGGCTTTGGCTGCCTACCATAG
- the bshC gene encoding bacillithiol biosynthesis cysteine-adding enzyme BshC — MIPSTIHTGRIPGRARLYLDVLYDPDRTGAFYLWPHATLGAFQCCARRLDHPVVGRRVAAAMLVRQNGEFGAPPAAIAAAQELAGERAVVIFTGQQAGLFGGPLYTIYKSITLLSWAARLREMLDRPVIPIFWIAADDHDFEEIRWAGLPDTQNQVRRLVLKPDHIAPRAPAAQVHLGSEIASVLAELHDAQLKTEFSDVIEAALRDDYAPGRTMVQAFGRWMTRILGPHGLVLFNPADAEAKALAAPLVAEEIDGHALTAAALSENGQRLEESGYHRQVSHPEGHTHLFHIRNGRHAIRADSNGLWTDPERKPHDVAVWQQRLHEDPSSFSPGVLLRPVVQSYLFPVVAAVCGPSEIAYWAQSRSLFDRFGVTMPVVLPRSSATVIEQKIRSAVNGLGHEIPEFFGDIEALINRHFERSFPSGLAGRFAAEKKQWEERLAQLKESVVAFEPTLDKTFEVDAGRIASSWDHLEKKVFQAHKRKGEEIRAKFYKLAAHLYPEGRPQERVFNITYYLNKYGFDFLSSVRRQLAIGTHDHQLIEP, encoded by the coding sequence ATGATCCCGTCTACCATTCACACCGGCAGGATCCCCGGTCGGGCCCGGCTCTATCTCGACGTTCTCTATGACCCGGACCGGACCGGCGCTTTCTACCTCTGGCCGCACGCGACGCTCGGCGCCTTCCAGTGCTGCGCCCGGCGCCTCGATCACCCCGTTGTAGGGCGCCGCGTGGCGGCGGCGATGTTGGTGCGCCAGAACGGTGAATTCGGCGCGCCCCCGGCGGCGATCGCCGCGGCACAGGAACTGGCCGGGGAACGGGCCGTGGTCATCTTCACCGGCCAGCAGGCCGGCTTGTTTGGCGGTCCGCTGTACACCATCTACAAGTCGATCACGCTCCTGAGCTGGGCGGCGCGGTTGCGCGAGATGCTTGACCGACCGGTCATTCCGATCTTCTGGATCGCCGCTGACGATCACGACTTCGAGGAGATTCGCTGGGCCGGCCTCCCGGATACTCAGAATCAGGTTCGTCGGCTTGTCCTGAAACCCGATCACATCGCGCCGCGAGCGCCGGCCGCCCAGGTGCATCTGGGAAGTGAGATCGCGTCGGTCCTTGCCGAATTGCACGACGCCCAATTGAAGACGGAATTCTCAGACGTGATCGAGGCGGCGTTGCGGGACGACTATGCTCCCGGGCGCACGATGGTCCAGGCCTTCGGACGCTGGATGACCCGTATTCTGGGGCCGCACGGACTGGTCCTCTTCAATCCGGCCGATGCCGAGGCCAAGGCGCTGGCGGCGCCGCTCGTGGCCGAGGAGATCGATGGGCACGCACTCACGGCGGCAGCATTGTCGGAGAACGGTCAGCGACTCGAAGAGTCGGGGTACCATCGGCAAGTCTCTCATCCGGAAGGGCACACGCACCTGTTTCACATCCGCAATGGCCGCCACGCCATCCGTGCCGACTCCAATGGCCTGTGGACTGATCCCGAGAGGAAGCCGCACGATGTCGCGGTCTGGCAGCAGCGGTTGCATGAAGATCCGTCGTCCTTTTCCCCCGGAGTCCTGTTGCGCCCTGTCGTGCAATCGTACCTGTTCCCGGTGGTTGCCGCCGTCTGTGGACCGTCGGAGATCGCCTATTGGGCGCAATCGCGGTCCCTGTTCGACCGATTCGGCGTGACCATGCCGGTCGTGCTGCCGCGCTCGTCGGCGACCGTGATCGAGCAGAAGATCAGAAGCGCCGTGAATGGGCTCGGGCACGAGATCCCCGAGTTCTTTGGCGACATTGAGGCGCTGATCAACCGCCACTTCGAGCGTTCGTTCCCGTCCGGTCTGGCCGGTCGTTTCGCGGCGGAGAAGAAACAGTGGGAGGAGCGCCTGGCGCAGTTGAAGGAGAGCGTCGTGGCCTTCGAGCCGACCCTCGACAAGACCTTCGAAGTCGATGCCGGTAGGATCGCATCCTCGTGGGATCACCTCGAAAAGAAGGTCTTCCAGGCCCACAAGCGTAAGGGGGAGGAGATCCGCGCCAAATTCTACAAGCTGGCCGCGCATCTCTATCCCGAGGGCCGGCCCCAGGAGCGCGTGTTCAACATCACGTATTATCTCAACAAGTACGGATTCGACTTCCTGTCGAGCGTGCGCCGGCAACTGGCGATCGGGACTCACGATCATCAGCTCATTGAGCCGTGA
- a CDS encoding metallopeptidase TldD-related protein yields the protein MFGLRSRLVLALCATLTAVAHTAAAEPDPILQALTSEMSRSVARLKLDDFEAPYFISYRLTDLRSVSAHAEYGALTNSGGERYRALAVDVRVGSYQDDNTSDDEAFYFDPRDDDAYAYSRRYAPIDNDTTALRQDLWLLTDYRYKQALEQFIGERGRKIQKVDKPDRPDDFSPSAPIVELEPIDTLAVNRARWEGVIRAISSRFRREPRIYDSDLDFMGVAQTRYLVTSEQTRERMSSHNYSVSISAKARADDGMPLTLERVFKAHHLNALPDSARLSVAADSLIDLLLALREAPVMEPYTGPAIIRHGASGVFFHEALGHRLEGHRTRREAEGHTFKDKIGLRVIPDFLTVTDDPAVTDFQGTGLYGAYRFDDEGIPAARTLLIEKGILRSFLTGRTPVKGVTGSNGHGRADAWSQPVSRMGNLFVTVDQPATYADLKARLIEACRAAGKEFGLIFEDIASGETNTSSYGVQTLRVRPRVVRKVYVNDGHEELVRGVELIGTPLAVLESIKAGADDPAVFNGVCGAESGWVPVSAIAPSVLVGEIEVQKADRNLKRGPILPPPLHDPKWK from the coding sequence TTGTTCGGACTCCGCAGTCGTCTTGTCCTGGCACTGTGTGCGACCCTGACCGCGGTGGCACACACCGCCGCCGCCGAACCTGATCCCATCCTGCAGGCGCTGACCAGCGAGATGTCCCGTTCCGTCGCCCGGTTGAAGTTGGACGATTTCGAGGCGCCCTACTTCATCTCCTACCGTCTCACTGATCTGCGCAGCGTCTCGGCGCACGCCGAGTATGGCGCCCTGACGAATTCCGGCGGCGAACGGTACCGCGCTTTGGCGGTCGACGTGCGTGTCGGCTCCTACCAAGACGACAACACGTCGGACGACGAGGCGTTCTACTTTGACCCCCGCGATGACGACGCGTATGCCTATTCGCGTCGCTACGCGCCGATCGACAATGACACGACCGCCCTGCGGCAGGATCTCTGGCTGCTGACCGACTACCGTTACAAGCAGGCGTTGGAGCAGTTCATCGGCGAACGGGGACGCAAGATCCAGAAGGTCGACAAGCCGGATCGTCCCGATGACTTCTCGCCGTCGGCGCCCATCGTCGAACTCGAGCCGATCGATACCTTGGCGGTCAACCGTGCCCGTTGGGAGGGGGTTATCCGGGCGATTTCTTCACGCTTTCGCCGGGAGCCGAGAATCTACGACTCAGACCTCGACTTCATGGGCGTGGCCCAGACACGGTACTTGGTGACCTCGGAGCAGACGCGTGAGCGGATGAGCAGCCATAACTACTCAGTCTCGATCTCCGCCAAAGCGCGCGCCGACGACGGCATGCCGCTGACGCTGGAGCGCGTATTCAAGGCCCACCATCTGAACGCGCTCCCTGATTCGGCGCGATTGTCCGTGGCCGCCGATTCCCTGATCGATCTGCTCTTGGCTCTGCGTGAGGCGCCGGTCATGGAACCGTACACCGGCCCGGCGATCATCCGTCACGGCGCCTCCGGCGTCTTCTTTCATGAAGCGCTCGGTCACCGGCTTGAGGGGCACCGGACCAGGCGCGAGGCCGAGGGACACACGTTCAAAGACAAGATCGGACTCCGCGTGATTCCCGACTTCCTCACAGTCACTGACGATCCGGCCGTCACAGACTTCCAGGGAACCGGGCTCTATGGTGCGTACCGATTCGATGATGAGGGGATTCCCGCGGCGCGCACGCTCCTGATCGAAAAGGGCATTCTCAGGAGTTTCCTGACCGGCCGTACCCCTGTCAAGGGCGTGACGGGATCAAACGGCCACGGGCGGGCCGATGCCTGGAGCCAGCCGGTGAGTCGCATGGGGAACCTGTTCGTAACCGTAGACCAGCCGGCGACCTACGCGGATCTGAAGGCCAGACTGATTGAGGCGTGTCGGGCGGCGGGGAAGGAGTTCGGCCTGATCTTCGAAGACATCGCCTCGGGTGAGACGAACACCTCGTCCTATGGCGTCCAGACACTCAGGGTGCGGCCGCGTGTCGTGAGGAAGGTCTACGTGAACGATGGTCATGAGGAACTCGTTCGCGGCGTGGAGTTGATCGGGACTCCGCTGGCCGTCTTGGAGAGCATCAAGGCCGGGGCGGATGACCCGGCAGTATTCAACGGCGTCTGCGGCGCCGAATCGGGATGGGTGCCGGTTTCGGCGATTGCCCCCAGCGTCCTCGTCGGTGAAATCGAGGTGCAGAAGGCCGATCGCAATCTCAAGCGCGGCCCGATCCTGCCGCCGCCGCTGCATGATCCCAAATGGAAGTGA
- a CDS encoding M28 family peptidase, which translates to MSLIELDLSRPDDFDGAVALGLHPVQRRGNRFLIAADAADLAGIHRAQLPYRFAGDSLTPAFPFASSDEDTALDAREIPLTYCQPLSWASLAGVSDDPAIDTILRRISLDSLVTYATRLEALQTRFTFTDSNAVARDYLAAKFRSFGYGDVHHPEFFTSDRDYYPRGGNAYNVVCTKPGTVESDEVVVIGAHYDSRVVDGTDNFILAPGGDRNASGVAALLELAWALHGIPTRKRIMFVAFGAGEQGFVGAREVAFGLYDNTNLSVELMINLDGLAFTSDAHPDLTINSFETSYAYARLAAQMTLEHTWLKPRVRENTRSSDWEPFNAMGYHWVDIIEGDYNPAQNTAQDSVRFLNPPYWTEMTKLAALTAYVVAATPSAVDSLRLRDVGDGTSLEARWAPLPGADIVGYRVYAGTESGGLKFAGEISGAGTVRTIIGGLTEGQMYYVSVTGVTDEGRESSVLPEDSLTPQRLPRVPVGFRARAAFRSINVSWADPIELDIDHYVIYRGTDSLFLSILESNWPPTPYTDGRIEDRVRYYYRAEAVDREGNRSPMTPLTSARGATFDEGILVVNMTTGTPGDPVVEEQEAFYDSILASYVHTYLRPASLSQGVDRSEIGQFRTLIWVDDDAVHRQLPPDYWDNLIWYLSYGNSLIVAGWRTVEDLTTCRSGCELKAGDFLYDYLNVTGVYQMTPIDCLGGIGVEGFPSVVFDTARVPAAWEGRMGFLWGFKGGPDATIMLAYNSASGDSARQFNPVGMRRDTGKNKVAVVSLPLYFLREPDAAALTDTLLRWFGVGSFLPGDLNHDRAINVSDINRMVQAVYGRFVPIGGYAQIDFNGDCHLDILDILMLIHHVFYYPTRPLLTGCAD; encoded by the coding sequence GTGTCGCTGATCGAACTTGATCTCTCCAGGCCGGACGACTTCGACGGCGCCGTTGCCCTGGGTCTTCATCCCGTGCAGCGCCGGGGAAACCGGTTTCTGATTGCCGCCGACGCGGCGGACCTTGCCGGAATCCACCGCGCCCAACTCCCGTATCGATTCGCCGGGGACTCGCTCACGCCGGCTTTTCCCTTCGCCAGCAGCGATGAGGACACGGCCCTCGATGCCCGGGAGATTCCGCTCACCTACTGTCAGCCGCTCTCGTGGGCATCGCTCGCCGGCGTCAGCGACGATCCGGCGATCGACACCATTCTCCGCCGGATCTCGTTGGATTCACTTGTGACCTATGCGACACGGCTCGAGGCGCTTCAGACGCGGTTCACGTTCACCGACTCCAACGCCGTGGCACGGGACTACCTCGCGGCGAAATTCCGGTCATTCGGATACGGCGATGTCCATCACCCTGAGTTCTTCACGTCTGATCGCGACTACTACCCCCGGGGCGGGAATGCGTACAACGTCGTTTGCACAAAGCCGGGAACGGTCGAATCCGACGAGGTCGTTGTCATCGGAGCGCACTACGACTCCCGTGTGGTGGATGGCACGGACAACTTCATCCTGGCTCCCGGTGGCGACCGCAACGCATCGGGTGTCGCCGCGCTCTTGGAATTGGCGTGGGCGCTCCATGGGATTCCTACGCGCAAGCGCATCATGTTCGTCGCCTTCGGCGCCGGGGAGCAGGGGTTTGTCGGCGCTCGTGAGGTCGCCTTCGGGTTGTACGACAACACGAATTTGTCGGTCGAACTGATGATCAACCTGGATGGACTGGCGTTCACGAGCGATGCCCATCCGGATCTGACGATCAATTCCTTTGAGACGTCATATGCCTATGCCCGTCTCGCGGCACAAATGACGCTGGAGCATACCTGGCTTAAGCCCCGTGTTCGCGAGAACACGCGCTCCTCCGACTGGGAGCCGTTCAACGCCATGGGGTACCACTGGGTCGACATCATCGAGGGAGACTACAACCCGGCCCAGAACACGGCACAGGACAGCGTTCGGTTCCTCAATCCCCCCTACTGGACAGAAATGACCAAGTTGGCTGCGCTCACGGCCTATGTCGTAGCGGCGACTCCATCGGCCGTCGATTCTCTTCGTCTTCGCGATGTCGGCGATGGAACGTCTCTGGAGGCCCGCTGGGCGCCTCTTCCGGGTGCGGACATCGTCGGGTACCGTGTCTATGCCGGCACGGAGAGTGGAGGGCTCAAGTTCGCTGGTGAGATCAGCGGCGCTGGGACGGTGCGGACGATCATCGGCGGGCTGACCGAAGGCCAGATGTACTATGTCAGTGTCACCGGCGTCACGGATGAGGGGCGGGAATCATCCGTGCTGCCCGAAGACTCCCTCACTCCCCAGCGCTTGCCGCGCGTCCCGGTCGGATTTCGGGCCCGCGCGGCGTTTCGCAGCATCAACGTGTCTTGGGCCGATCCGATCGAGCTCGACATCGATCACTATGTGATCTATCGGGGGACCGACTCCCTCTTCCTGTCGATTCTGGAGTCGAACTGGCCGCCGACTCCGTACACCGATGGGCGGATCGAAGATCGGGTCCGGTATTATTACCGGGCCGAAGCCGTGGACCGCGAAGGGAATCGCAGCCCGATGACACCATTGACCTCGGCGCGCGGGGCCACGTTCGACGAGGGCATACTCGTCGTCAACATGACCACAGGCACTCCCGGCGATCCCGTTGTCGAGGAGCAGGAGGCGTTTTACGACAGTATCCTGGCATCCTACGTGCACACGTACTTGCGCCCCGCGAGTCTCTCCCAGGGCGTGGACCGTTCCGAGATCGGGCAATTCCGGACGCTGATCTGGGTCGACGACGATGCCGTTCACCGACAGCTACCACCCGACTATTGGGACAACCTGATTTGGTATCTCTCGTATGGGAATTCCCTCATCGTGGCGGGTTGGCGGACGGTGGAGGATCTTACGACCTGCCGGAGCGGTTGTGAGTTGAAGGCCGGCGATTTCCTCTATGATTATCTGAATGTCACCGGCGTCTACCAGATGACCCCCATTGATTGTCTCGGCGGGATCGGGGTGGAGGGCTTCCCGAGTGTAGTCTTCGACACGGCGAGAGTCCCCGCCGCCTGGGAGGGCCGCATGGGATTCCTCTGGGGATTCAAGGGGGGACCGGATGCCACGATCATGCTGGCCTACAATTCCGCCAGCGGCGACTCCGCGCGGCAGTTCAATCCCGTGGGGATGCGTCGCGACACGGGCAAGAACAAGGTCGCCGTCGTGAGTTTGCCCTTGTACTTCCTGCGCGAGCCTGACGCCGCGGCTCTGACGGACACCCTCCTGAGGTGGTTCGGCGTCGGCAGCTTTCTCCCCGGCGATCTGAATCACGACCGGGCGATCAACGTCTCGGACATCAATCGTATGGTGCAGGCCGTCTATGGCCGGTTCGTCCCCATCGGTGGGTACGCGCAGATCGACTTCAACGGCGACTGCCATCTCGACATTCTCGACATCCTGATGTTGATCCACCACGTGTTCTACTATCCGACCCGGCCCCTGCTGACCGGGTGTGCCGACTGA
- the corA gene encoding magnesium/cobalt transporter CorA has translation MIVTHTYQPDRGIVRTEGLLAFDELLRVPNQVFWVDFSNPTDAESYVLTADFGFHPLAIEDVIAELPGPKVDDYGQYLFVVFKIADYPNVADGLATREVDIFLLRSGVVTIHYDPIRPLEAVARRCQNDDRLMSRGADFLFHAVLDHLVDHYDSTLERMEDEVDLAEDEVFAAPGRDVTKHIFSLKRDLAHLKRIATPQREILNRFARDQFPLIGAQARLYFRDAFDHMQRVNDLADSLRDTLNSVLEVHFSAVQKNTNDTIKILTIIATVFLPMYFLTGVYGMNFVHFPEIKWRHGYLFFWGLCAVLVTGMLWLFRRRKWL, from the coding sequence ATGATTGTCACGCACACATACCAGCCCGACCGTGGCATTGTTCGCACCGAGGGGCTGCTCGCCTTCGACGAGTTGTTGCGGGTGCCCAACCAGGTGTTCTGGGTCGACTTCTCCAATCCCACCGACGCAGAATCGTACGTGCTCACCGCCGATTTCGGCTTTCACCCACTGGCCATTGAGGACGTGATCGCCGAGCTCCCCGGGCCCAAAGTCGACGATTATGGTCAGTATCTGTTCGTGGTTTTCAAGATCGCCGACTATCCGAACGTCGCCGATGGACTCGCGACCCGCGAGGTCGACATCTTTCTCTTGCGATCCGGCGTGGTGACGATTCACTATGATCCGATCCGTCCCCTCGAAGCCGTGGCGCGACGCTGTCAGAATGACGATCGGCTGATGTCGCGCGGCGCCGATTTCCTGTTTCACGCGGTGCTGGATCACCTGGTCGACCACTATGACAGCACGCTGGAGCGGATGGAGGATGAAGTCGATCTGGCGGAAGACGAGGTCTTTGCCGCGCCGGGCAGGGACGTCACAAAGCACATCTTCTCCCTGAAGCGCGACCTGGCGCATTTGAAGCGGATCGCAACGCCGCAGCGGGAGATTCTGAATCGGTTTGCCCGCGACCAGTTCCCGTTGATCGGCGCGCAGGCACGGCTGTACTTCCGGGATGCGTTCGATCACATGCAACGCGTCAACGATCTGGCGGACTCGCTGCGTGACACCTTGAATTCGGTCCTCGAGGTGCATTTCTCGGCGGTGCAGAAGAACACGAACGACACGATCAAGATCCTGACCATCATCGCCACGGTCTTCCTGCCGATGTATTTCCTCACCGGCGTGTACGGGATGAACTTCGTGCACTTCCCCGAGATCAAATGGCGACACGGGTATCTCTTCTTCTGGGGTCTGTGCGCCGTCCTCGTGACCGGCATGCTGTGGCTGTTCCGTCGCCGGAAATGGCTGTGA